A stretch of Flexivirga aerilata DNA encodes these proteins:
- a CDS encoding alpha-ketoacid dehydrogenase subunit beta produces MSSARPVTMGSALNTALRDSLRDDDDVLVFGEDVGTLGGVFRITDGLAANFGEDRCFDTPLAEAGIVGFAIGMCLTGFRPVVEMQFDAFAYPAFEQITSHVAKMRNRTSGRVGLPMVIRVPYAGGIGGVEHHCDSSEGYYAHTPGLKVVTPSDAADAYSLLREAIDDPDPVIFMEPKALYWSKQEIELPSRQPAFGKAVVRRKGTDVTLVTYGPSVPMALKAAEAAADEGWSVEVVDLRTIVPFDDETVVESVRRTGRCIVVSEAQGFAGVSGEVAARVSERCFHSLQAPVLRVSGLEIPYPAPMLEKIHLPGVERVLDAISRLQWDDQPDLTFAGGAV; encoded by the coding sequence ATGAGCAGCGCACGGCCGGTGACGATGGGGTCCGCGCTCAACACCGCACTCCGCGACAGCCTGCGTGACGATGACGACGTGCTCGTCTTCGGCGAGGACGTCGGCACGCTCGGCGGCGTCTTCCGCATCACCGACGGTCTCGCGGCCAACTTCGGCGAGGACCGCTGCTTCGACACCCCGCTCGCCGAGGCCGGCATCGTGGGCTTCGCAATCGGCATGTGCCTCACCGGTTTTCGCCCCGTCGTGGAGATGCAGTTCGACGCGTTCGCCTACCCGGCGTTCGAGCAGATCACCTCGCACGTCGCGAAGATGCGCAACCGCACCTCCGGCCGGGTCGGGCTGCCGATGGTGATCCGCGTGCCCTACGCCGGTGGCATCGGCGGCGTCGAGCACCACTGCGACTCCAGCGAGGGCTACTACGCGCACACCCCCGGCCTCAAGGTCGTCACCCCGTCCGACGCGGCGGACGCCTACAGCCTCCTGCGGGAGGCGATCGACGACCCGGACCCGGTGATCTTCATGGAACCCAAGGCGCTCTACTGGTCCAAGCAGGAGATCGAACTCCCTTCCCGCCAGCCGGCTTTCGGCAAGGCCGTCGTCCGGCGCAAGGGCACCGACGTCACGCTGGTGACCTACGGGCCGTCGGTGCCGATGGCGCTCAAGGCGGCCGAGGCCGCGGCCGATGAGGGCTGGAGCGTCGAGGTGGTCGACCTGCGCACGATCGTGCCGTTCGACGACGAGACCGTGGTGGAGTCGGTGCGCCGCACCGGCCGCTGCATCGTGGTGTCCGAGGCGCAGGGCTTCGCCGGTGTCTCCGGTGAGGTCGCGGCACGGGTGAGCGAGCGTTGCTTCCACTCGCTGCAGGCGCCGGTGCTGCGGGTCAGCGGACTCGAGATCCCTTATCCCGCACCGATGTTGGAGAAGATCCACCTGCCCGGCGTCGAGCGCGTGCTCGACGCGATCTCGCGACTGCAGTGGGACGACCAGCCCGACCTGACCTTCGCAGGAGGGGCCGTCTGA
- a CDS encoding dihydrolipoamide acetyltransferase family protein has protein sequence MAEQTFNLPDLGEGLTEAEVVEWLVADGDDVLVDQHVVVVETAKATVEVPCPYAGKVSRRHGSEGEVVAVGAPLVTVTQGVSGDASGDSAAGGSPAGDGSAAAPGAAPDGAASGDASGDSGSGDSGSGAVLIGYGTAADSAAPSGGRRAARAARRTARGTATRPPSPAPAPPAPAPGGPAPAPAPEQPPVTAPSATDAPIAPSLGEEAVSRGKDAGAGVDWGAGVDTGTGAGGAAASPKVISPIVRKLAADRGIDLRSVRPGPGGVIRRADVDAVDPVDAADARGVNAASAPAAGGVNAAGVDASSVHAAGATSLAAAAGAAPVIPAEGDERVPLTGIRRIVAEKLSQSRREIPDATTWVDVDATGLVGARRAIGLERAGILALLGRICVAALHRFPELNSSVDTERGEIVRHRAVHLGFAADSPRGLVVPVIHDTDRLTTRELASRMVELIDSAREGTLKPADLTGGTFTLNNYGVFGVDGSTPIINHPEAAMLGVGRIIDRPWVVDGELTVRKVAQLGLSFDHRVCDGGVAGGFLRFVADAVEQPLQLLGDV, from the coding sequence ATGGCCGAGCAGACCTTCAACCTGCCCGACCTCGGCGAGGGACTGACCGAGGCCGAGGTCGTCGAATGGCTCGTCGCCGACGGCGACGACGTGCTCGTCGACCAGCACGTGGTCGTGGTCGAGACCGCGAAGGCGACCGTCGAGGTGCCCTGCCCGTATGCCGGGAAGGTCAGCCGCCGCCACGGCTCCGAGGGCGAGGTGGTCGCCGTCGGCGCGCCGCTCGTCACCGTCACCCAGGGTGTGTCGGGCGATGCTTCCGGCGACTCGGCGGCGGGCGGTTCACCGGCCGGCGACGGTTCGGCTGCTGCACCCGGTGCCGCACCTGACGGCGCCGCATCGGGCGATGCCTCCGGCGACTCGGGGTCGGGCGACTCGGGGTCCGGCGCGGTGCTGATCGGTTACGGCACCGCGGCCGACAGCGCCGCCCCCTCCGGTGGCCGCCGGGCCGCCCGTGCCGCGCGCCGCACCGCGCGCGGGACCGCCACCCGGCCACCCTCCCCCGCCCCCGCGCCGCCCGCACCCGCCCCCGGCGGACCCGCACCCGCACCCGCGCCCGAGCAGCCGCCAGTGACGGCTCCCTCGGCGACTGACGCCCCGATCGCACCGTCACTCGGCGAGGAAGCCGTCAGTCGCGGGAAGGATGCGGGCGCAGGCGTCGACTGGGGCGCAGGCGTCGATACGGGCACGGGCGCCGGTGGGGCTGCGGCGTCGCCGAAGGTGATCTCGCCGATCGTGCGCAAGCTCGCCGCGGACCGCGGGATCGACCTGCGGTCGGTGCGGCCCGGCCCTGGCGGGGTGATCCGCCGGGCGGACGTCGACGCGGTGGACCCAGTGGACGCGGCGGACGCGCGTGGCGTGAATGCGGCGAGCGCGCCTGCCGCGGGCGGCGTGAACGCAGCCGGTGTGGACGCGAGTAGCGTGCACGCGGCCGGCGCAACCTCCCTCGCGGCCGCGGCAGGAGCGGCCCCCGTCATACCGGCGGAGGGTGACGAGCGGGTGCCGCTGACCGGCATCCGGCGGATCGTCGCCGAGAAGCTCAGTCAGTCGCGGCGTGAGATCCCGGACGCGACCACGTGGGTCGACGTCGACGCCACCGGTCTCGTCGGGGCGCGCCGGGCGATCGGCCTCGAACGCGCCGGCATCCTCGCCCTGCTCGGCCGCATCTGCGTCGCGGCGCTGCACCGTTTCCCCGAGCTCAACTCCTCGGTCGACACCGAGCGGGGCGAGATCGTGCGGCACCGGGCGGTGCACCTCGGCTTCGCGGCGGACTCGCCGCGGGGGCTGGTGGTGCCCGTCATACATGACACGGATCGGCTCACGACCCGCGAACTCGCTTCTCGCATGGTCGAACTCATCGACAGTGCGCGCGAGGGCACCCTCAAGCCGGCCGACCTGACCGGCGGCACGTTCACGCTGAACAACTACGGCGTCTTCGGCGTCGACGGCAGCACCCCGATCATCAACCACCCCGAGGCCGCGATGCTCGGCGTCGGCCGCATCATCGACCGCCCGTGGGTCGTCGACGGGGAGCTCACCGTGCGCAAGGTCGCCCAGCTCGGGCTGAGCTTCGACCACCGGGTGTGCGACGGCGGCGTGGCGGGCGGCTTCCTGCGCTTCGTCGCCGATGCGGTCGAGCAACCGCTGCAGCTGCTCGGTGATGTCTGA
- a CDS encoding DUF4333 domain-containing protein has product MKLGMRRSAAGLAVGAVIVTSVAGCGDRVVKKSDLQSQVKEKVVIVSPGQQVGAVTCKDDLKAKVKATTSCTVDVAGTERKVTVTVNQVDGNTVRYNIAKDGW; this is encoded by the coding sequence ATGAAGCTGGGGATGCGCCGCAGCGCTGCGGGGCTCGCGGTGGGTGCCGTCATCGTGACGTCCGTCGCCGGCTGCGGCGACCGGGTGGTCAAGAAGAGCGACCTGCAGAGCCAGGTCAAGGAGAAGGTCGTCATCGTGTCGCCCGGGCAGCAGGTCGGCGCCGTCACGTGCAAGGACGACCTCAAGGCGAAGGTGAAGGCCACCACCAGCTGCACCGTGGACGTGGCGGGCACCGAGCGCAAGGTGACGGTGACGGTCAACCAGGTCGACGGCAACACCGTGCGCTACAACATCGCCAAGGACGGCTGGTGA
- a CDS encoding CorA family divalent cation transporter, whose protein sequence is MTCQVQTKVWRGGALAESGLPLDRVSELLEEPDAFTWVDLLDPEGDDLRRLADEIGLDPHTVEDALTRNERPKAVRFKSYFFITAFTVTGMAEDDHVHRISIIVLPHGLVTVRLGGAFPVDEVVQNLEDDSDLMQLGPKALLHGLLDAIVDGYFDAISTIDDKVDALESGLFDENHAGKDVARKAFLLHKDVGRLRRIVLPMREVVGVVLRKVTTTPGEQALTPYYEDLYDHTMRVAEWSDSLRDTVESIQDTNLALGDAALNNIMKKLTAWAAIIAVPTAITGFYGQNVPYPGFSKEWGFVVSISLIIVISGALFVSFKRRNWL, encoded by the coding sequence GTGACCTGCCAGGTCCAGACCAAGGTATGGCGCGGTGGGGCGCTCGCGGAGTCCGGTCTCCCGCTCGACCGGGTGAGCGAGCTTCTCGAGGAGCCCGACGCGTTCACCTGGGTCGACCTGCTCGACCCCGAGGGCGATGATCTGCGCAGGCTCGCCGACGAGATCGGCCTGGACCCGCACACCGTCGAGGACGCGCTGACCCGCAACGAGCGCCCCAAGGCGGTCCGCTTCAAGTCCTACTTCTTCATCACCGCCTTCACCGTCACCGGGATGGCCGAAGACGACCACGTGCACCGGATCTCGATCATCGTGCTGCCGCACGGCCTGGTCACCGTTCGGCTCGGGGGCGCGTTCCCGGTCGACGAGGTCGTGCAAAACCTCGAAGACGACTCGGATCTCATGCAATTGGGGCCGAAGGCACTGCTGCACGGGTTGCTCGACGCGATCGTGGACGGCTACTTCGACGCGATATCCACGATCGACGACAAGGTCGACGCGCTGGAGAGCGGCCTGTTCGACGAAAACCACGCGGGCAAGGACGTCGCCCGCAAGGCATTCCTGCTGCACAAGGACGTCGGCCGACTACGCCGCATCGTGCTGCCGATGCGCGAGGTCGTCGGCGTGGTTCTGCGGAAGGTGACGACCACGCCTGGGGAGCAGGCGCTGACTCCCTACTACGAGGACCTCTACGACCACACGATGCGGGTCGCCGAATGGTCGGACTCGCTGCGCGACACCGTGGAGTCGATCCAGGACACCAACCTGGCGCTGGGCGACGCGGCGCTCAACAACATCATGAAGAAGCTCACCGCGTGGGCGGCGATCATCGCGGTGCCGACCGCGATCACCGGCTTCTACGGCCAGAACGTCCCCTATCCCGGCTTCTCCAAGGAGTGGGGATTCGTCGTCAGCATCAGCTTGATCATCGTGATCTCCGGCGCGCTCTTCGTCTCCTTCAAGCGCCGAAACTGGCTCTAA
- the hutI gene encoding imidazolonepropionase: protein MSTTLVTGIAELVTNDPTHPDGDGSPLGVIEHAAVVTEGDRIAWVGRAQDAPDADERDDLDGRALVPAFVDSHSHLVFAGDRSAEFAARMTGTPYDGGGIAVSMAATRAASDDELRALVGRRVAEMRAQGTGVVEIKSGYGLSVADEARALRIAREFTDETTFLGAHVVPPEFRSDDASRASYVALVCGEMLQACAPHARWIDVFCEPHSEFAFTADESGQILTAGKEAGLELRVHGNQLGAGPGVQLAARLGAASVDHCTYLTDEDIASLAGSSTVATLLPGVEFSTRSPYPDARRLLDAGVTVALASDCNPGTCYSSSMPFAIAVAVRDMGMTPAQALHAATAGAAQSLRRDDIGVLRPGARAELTVLDAPSYLHLAYRPGVPIARRIDLG from the coding sequence ATGAGCACCACCCTCGTCACCGGCATCGCCGAACTCGTCACCAACGACCCGACCCACCCCGACGGCGACGGCTCACCGCTCGGGGTCATCGAGCACGCAGCCGTCGTGACCGAGGGCGACCGCATCGCCTGGGTCGGACGCGCGCAGGACGCTCCCGACGCCGACGAGCGTGACGACCTCGACGGCCGTGCGCTGGTCCCGGCCTTCGTCGACAGCCACAGCCACCTGGTCTTTGCCGGCGACCGATCCGCGGAGTTCGCGGCCCGCATGACCGGCACACCGTATGACGGGGGCGGCATCGCCGTGTCGATGGCAGCGACGAGAGCTGCCTCGGACGATGAGCTCCGTGCCCTGGTCGGGCGCCGGGTCGCGGAGATGCGCGCCCAGGGCACCGGTGTCGTCGAGATCAAGAGCGGCTACGGGCTGAGCGTCGCGGACGAGGCGCGCGCACTGCGCATCGCCCGCGAATTCACCGATGAGACAACGTTTCTCGGTGCGCACGTCGTGCCTCCTGAATTCCGGTCGGACGACGCGTCCCGGGCGTCATACGTCGCGCTGGTGTGCGGGGAAATGCTGCAGGCGTGCGCGCCACATGCGCGGTGGATCGACGTCTTCTGCGAGCCGCACAGCGAATTTGCTTTCACCGCAGACGAATCCGGGCAGATTCTCACCGCCGGTAAGGAGGCTGGTCTTGAGTTGCGGGTGCACGGCAACCAGCTCGGCGCCGGTCCCGGCGTGCAGCTCGCGGCCCGGCTGGGCGCGGCAAGCGTCGACCACTGCACCTACCTGACCGACGAGGACATCGCCTCGCTTGCCGGATCGTCAACGGTGGCAACGCTGTTGCCCGGCGTGGAGTTTTCGACCAGATCGCCCTACCCGGACGCGCGCCGCCTGCTCGACGCGGGAGTGACGGTCGCCCTTGCGAGCGACTGCAACCCCGGCACGTGCTACTCCAGCTCGATGCCGTTCGCGATCGCGGTGGCCGTGCGTGACATGGGCATGACACCCGCGCAGGCGCTGCACGCGGCCACCGCGGGCGCGGCGCAGTCGCTGCGTCGCGACGACATCGGTGTGCTGCGGCCGGGCGCTCGAGCGGAGCTGACGGTGCTGGACGCGCCGTCATACCTGCACCTGGCCTATCGGCCCGGTGTGCCGATCGCCCGCCGAATCGACTTGGGTTAG
- a CDS encoding formimidoylglutamate deiminase: MTSYWAESALLPDGLARNVRFEIEGGYFRSVTPDSPQGDAHRLGGVVLPGFANCHSHAFHRALRGRTHAGGGTFWTWRTVMYDAAQRLDPDNYLALARATYAEMALSGITSVGEFHYVHHNPDGTPYDDPNAMGVALQQAARDAGVRLTLLDTCYLAGGLTGGGHLPLAPEQRRFGDHDVSRWAERASSLREDDGNRVGTAVHSVRAVPRPQLEEFAQHSRFGRHRPIRHAHVSEQPAENEACHAFYGRSPTELLAEAELLDSGFTAVHATHLTDRDVRLLGTARSTACFCPTTERDLADGLGPSRELLDGGATLSLGSDQHAVIDPFEEIRGLESHERLRTHVRGRISTDQLLTAATAHHTIGWDDAGALRPGARADLVAISLDSPRLAGVPAQFVITVATAADVTDVIRDGEVIVADGRHRLGDVSVLLTDAIDNLWEDQ; the protein is encoded by the coding sequence GTGACGTCATACTGGGCCGAATCTGCGCTGCTGCCAGACGGTTTGGCGCGCAATGTCCGGTTCGAGATCGAGGGTGGCTACTTCCGGTCAGTGACGCCGGACTCGCCGCAAGGAGACGCGCACCGCCTCGGTGGAGTCGTGCTGCCGGGCTTCGCCAACTGCCACAGCCACGCGTTCCACCGGGCCCTGCGCGGGCGCACCCACGCCGGCGGGGGCACATTCTGGACCTGGCGCACGGTCATGTATGACGCGGCGCAACGCCTCGACCCGGACAACTACCTGGCGCTCGCCCGAGCGACCTACGCAGAGATGGCGCTCTCCGGGATCACCTCGGTCGGCGAATTCCATTACGTGCACCACAATCCCGACGGGACGCCCTATGACGACCCGAACGCGATGGGCGTCGCCCTGCAGCAGGCGGCCCGGGACGCGGGAGTGCGACTGACGCTGCTTGACACCTGTTATCTGGCCGGTGGACTCACCGGCGGTGGGCACCTCCCGCTCGCGCCGGAACAGCGGCGCTTCGGCGACCACGACGTGTCGCGCTGGGCGGAGCGGGCCTCGTCGTTGCGGGAGGACGACGGCAACCGCGTCGGCACCGCCGTCCACTCGGTGCGTGCCGTGCCGCGGCCGCAACTCGAGGAGTTCGCCCAGCACTCCCGCTTCGGGCGGCACCGGCCGATCCGGCACGCGCACGTGTCGGAGCAACCGGCGGAAAACGAAGCATGCCACGCCTTTTACGGCCGGTCGCCCACCGAGCTGCTCGCCGAGGCCGAGCTGCTCGACTCGGGTTTCACCGCCGTGCACGCGACCCACCTGACCGACCGCGACGTGCGGCTGCTCGGCACCGCCCGCAGCACCGCATGCTTCTGCCCGACCACCGAGCGCGACCTCGCCGACGGCCTCGGCCCCAGCCGCGAGCTGCTCGACGGCGGGGCCACCCTCAGTCTCGGCTCCGACCAGCACGCGGTCATCGACCCGTTCGAGGAGATCCGCGGCCTGGAGTCCCACGAGCGGCTCCGCACCCATGTCCGCGGCCGGATCAGCACCGACCAGCTGCTGACGGCCGCGACCGCCCACCACACGATCGGCTGGGACGACGCCGGCGCTCTTCGCCCAGGTGCCCGGGCCGACCTGGTCGCGATCTCCCTCGACTCACCCCGACTTGCAGGAGTGCCAGCGCAATTCGTCATCACCGTGGCCACCGCCGCTGACGTGACCGACGTGATCCGCGACGGCGAGGTCATCGTCGCCGACGGGCGGCACCGGCTCGGCGACGTGAGCGTGCTGCTGACCGACGCGATCGACAACCTCTGGGAGGACCAATGA
- a CDS encoding allantoate amidohydrolase has protein sequence MSSAFDRMWDALDPVGRVASGGYRRFAWTAEDHTLREWFAGECAARGLDLVEDRMGNQWAWWGDPDADGPGLAIGSHLDSVPDGGAYDGPLGVVSSLAAVDALRDSGFRPARPIAVVNFGDEEGARFGVACAGSRVITGAMTADRALSLTDADGVSMAEALRAAGRDPSRIGRDDETLRRVGSFVELHVEQGRVLADLEPATSAVAVGTDIWPHGRWRIDLPGVANHAGTTALADRSDAMLSAAHVVLSARAAATANGCVATTGKLEVEPGGVNAIPSHVRVWLDARGADESAVRATVDAVRREAERVGGTLTEESWTGTTRFDGDLALRLRDILGPRTPMLGTGAGHDAGVLATAGIPSAMLFVRNPTGVSHSPEEFAERDDCLRGVGALTTVVRELTS, from the coding sequence GTGAGTAGCGCATTCGACCGGATGTGGGACGCGCTCGACCCCGTCGGCCGGGTCGCCAGCGGCGGCTACCGCCGCTTCGCCTGGACCGCCGAGGACCACACCCTGCGGGAGTGGTTCGCGGGCGAGTGCGCGGCACGCGGCCTCGACCTGGTCGAGGACCGGATGGGCAACCAGTGGGCGTGGTGGGGCGACCCGGACGCCGACGGACCGGGCCTTGCGATCGGGTCCCACCTGGACTCGGTCCCGGACGGTGGTGCCTATGACGGGCCGCTCGGCGTGGTGTCGTCGCTCGCGGCGGTGGATGCCTTGCGGGACAGTGGCTTTCGGCCGGCGCGGCCGATCGCCGTCGTCAACTTCGGTGACGAGGAGGGCGCCCGCTTCGGGGTGGCCTGCGCCGGCTCGCGGGTGATCACCGGCGCGATGACCGCGGACCGGGCCCTGTCGCTGACCGACGCCGACGGCGTCTCGATGGCGGAAGCGCTGCGCGCGGCCGGGCGGGACCCGTCGCGGATCGGCCGGGACGACGAAACCCTGCGTCGGGTGGGCAGTTTCGTCGAGCTGCACGTCGAGCAGGGACGGGTGCTGGCCGACCTCGAGCCGGCGACGTCGGCCGTCGCGGTCGGCACCGACATCTGGCCGCACGGGCGGTGGCGGATCGACCTGCCAGGGGTCGCCAACCACGCCGGGACGACGGCGCTGGCTGATCGCAGCGACGCCATGCTGTCCGCCGCCCACGTCGTGCTCAGCGCGCGTGCCGCCGCCACCGCGAACGGCTGCGTCGCGACGACCGGCAAGCTGGAGGTCGAACCCGGCGGTGTCAACGCCATCCCGTCCCACGTGCGGGTGTGGCTGGATGCGCGCGGCGCCGACGAATCAGCCGTGCGGGCAACCGTCGACGCGGTGCGCCGCGAAGCGGAGCGTGTGGGTGGCACCCTGACCGAGGAGTCCTGGACCGGCACCACCCGCTTCGACGGCGACCTGGCGCTCCGGCTGCGGGACATCCTCGGCCCGCGGACGCCGATGCTCGGCACCGGCGCCGGCCACGACGCGGGGGTCCTTGCCACCGCGGGCATCCCGAGCGCGATGCTCTTCGTGCGCAACCCGACCGGGGTGTCCCACTCGCCCGAGGAGTTCGCCGAGCGGGACGACTGCCTGCGCGGCGTCGGCGCGCTCACCACCGTCGTGCGAGAGTTGACGTCGTGA
- the hutU gene encoding urocanate hydratase, translating to MEGARPVRAPRGTTLSAKSWATEAPMRMLMNNLDPEVAERPDDLVVYGGTGRAARDWRSFDAIVRTLQGMEADETLLVQSGRPVGVMQTHEWAPRVLIANSNLVPDWANWPEFRRLEQQGLTMYGQMTAGSWIYIGTQGIVQGTYETFAAVAEKRFGGTLAGTLTLTAGCGGMGGAQPLAVTLNDGACLIVDVDEARLRRRVEHRYLDEVADSLDDAIEKAVAAKNERRAWSVGVVGNAAEIFPELLRRGVPIDIVTDQTSAHDPLSYLPEGISLGDWHDYADKKPEEFTDRARASMAKHVEAMVDFKDAGAEVFDYGNSIRDEARLGGCDRAFDFPGFVPAYIRPLFCEGKGPFRWAALSGDPKDIHATDEAVMKLFPDNDRLQKWMRGAREKIAFQGLPARICWLGYGGRDKAGLAFNDLVARGEVSAPIVIGRDHLDCGSVASPYRETEAMADGSDAIADWPLLNALVNTSSGASWVSIHHGGGVGIGRSIHAGQVSLADGTDLAARKLARVLTNDPGMGVIRHVDAGYDRADEIARERDVRVPMREG from the coding sequence ATGGAAGGTGCACGTCCCGTCCGCGCCCCGCGCGGCACGACGCTGAGTGCGAAGTCCTGGGCGACCGAGGCCCCCATGCGCATGCTCATGAACAACCTCGACCCCGAGGTTGCCGAACGGCCCGACGACCTGGTCGTCTACGGCGGCACCGGTCGCGCGGCACGCGACTGGCGGTCGTTCGACGCGATCGTCCGCACCCTGCAGGGGATGGAGGCCGACGAGACGCTGCTCGTGCAGTCCGGTCGGCCGGTCGGCGTCATGCAGACCCACGAGTGGGCGCCGCGCGTGCTGATCGCCAACTCCAATCTGGTGCCGGACTGGGCAAATTGGCCGGAGTTCCGCCGGCTGGAGCAGCAGGGCCTGACGATGTACGGCCAGATGACCGCTGGGTCCTGGATCTACATCGGCACCCAGGGCATCGTGCAGGGCACCTACGAGACGTTCGCCGCGGTCGCCGAGAAGCGCTTCGGCGGCACTCTCGCCGGCACCCTGACGCTCACCGCGGGCTGTGGCGGCATGGGTGGCGCCCAGCCGCTCGCGGTGACCCTCAACGACGGCGCCTGCCTCATCGTCGACGTCGACGAGGCGCGCCTGCGTCGCAGGGTCGAGCACCGCTACCTGGACGAAGTGGCCGACTCGCTGGACGACGCGATCGAGAAGGCAGTCGCCGCCAAGAACGAGCGCCGCGCCTGGTCGGTCGGGGTCGTCGGCAACGCCGCCGAGATCTTCCCCGAGCTGCTTCGGCGTGGGGTGCCGATAGACATCGTCACCGACCAGACCAGCGCGCACGACCCGCTTTCCTATCTGCCGGAGGGCATTTCGCTCGGCGACTGGCACGACTACGCCGACAAGAAGCCCGAGGAGTTCACCGACCGGGCCCGTGCTTCGATGGCCAAGCACGTCGAGGCCATGGTCGACTTCAAGGATGCCGGTGCCGAGGTCTTCGACTACGGCAACTCGATCCGCGACGAGGCGCGCCTCGGTGGCTGCGACCGGGCGTTCGACTTCCCGGGGTTCGTGCCGGCATACATCCGTCCGTTGTTCTGCGAGGGCAAGGGCCCGTTCCGCTGGGCGGCTCTCTCGGGCGACCCGAAGGACATTCACGCGACCGACGAGGCCGTGATGAAGCTCTTCCCGGACAACGACCGTCTGCAGAAGTGGATGCGCGGCGCGCGCGAGAAGATTGCCTTCCAGGGGCTCCCCGCACGCATCTGCTGGCTCGGCTACGGCGGGCGGGACAAGGCCGGGCTGGCCTTCAACGACCTGGTCGCCCGCGGCGAGGTCAGCGCCCCGATCGTCATCGGCCGAGACCACCTCGACTGCGGATCGGTCGCGTCGCCATACCGTGAAACCGAAGCGATGGCAGACGGATCCGACGCGATCGCCGACTGGCCGCTGCTCAACGCGCTGGTCAACACGAGCTCCGGCGCGAGCTGGGTCTCGATCCACCACGGCGGCGGCGTCGGGATCGGACGATCCATCCACGCGGGTCAGGTGTCCCTCGCCGACGGCACCGACCTCGCGGCGCGGAAGCTCGCGCGGGTGCTCACCAACGACCCGGGGATGGGCGTGATCCGGCACGTCGACGCCGGCTACGACCGCGCCGACGAGATCGCGCGGGAGCGGGACGTGCGCGTGCCGATGCGCGAAGGCTGA